A section of the Thunnus albacares chromosome 6, fThuAlb1.1, whole genome shotgun sequence genome encodes:
- the LOC122984280 gene encoding WD repeat-containing protein 64-like, which produces MDVDDSQARDESKLSISSTRTYQKGQYLSISPDGILTFWTDSFKESHPIKLNNIQKKLPFSHREKMCINDMVYISKLNELAIATSCRELNVTDPYEEISLDTYPTVDESSLLKKKWEGFLSIKLPIFDDICHQIRYFPSLDSFAVCGHSSRTMVLTTLPKTPQGKIHRRVFESNKDHEFFTCVKYCPSVQFLVTGGTDGILRASYPYDNVHCKKTVMGHVKPIRHITLNIRNKIVYSISVDNNVGLWSEETWVCLQSIQVQGMRQAPISSVCYNMYNNELVLANSDIGAFLGRGTDLFIEMLTSHDKPLCSVLYHSIFKQVISICQNGVVKVWDILTGKAIMQFKVTPDQHVGFTTIAFDGSQRRLITVSNDRKVRLKTSLLAVTKRKSEALEQCKKSTALTNESTDVTTSPIILCLQTRTATADTVTLLTSKNDHIYAWSIISRGGLLGKFRAVCDTSAVVTNEKILLIGDSTGKINLWDIQRVWTSKKGRPSRAI; this is translated from the exons ATGGACGTTGATGACAGCCAAGCGAGGGATGAGTCTAAGCTTTCAATATCGTCAACCAGGACCTACCAGAAAGGTCAATACCTTTCCATCAGCCCTGATGGAATCCTCACCTTTTGGACTGACAGCTTTAAGGAGTCACACCCAATCAAACTAAATAATATACAAAAGAAACTTCCTTTTTCACACAGGgagaaaatgtgtattaatgaCATGGTGTACATCAGCAAACTCAACGAGCTGGCTATCGCAACCTCTTGCAGGGAACTG AATGTCACTGACCCATACGAGGAAATCTCTCTGGACACGTATCCAACTGTTGATGAGTCATCcctgttaaaaaagaaatgggAAGGGTTTCTATCTATCAAGCTTCCCATCTTTGATGACATATGCCATCAGATTCGATACTTTCCATCACTGGATTCCTTTGCTGTCTGTGGTCATTCATCCAGAACAATGGTACTCACTACCTTACCGAAGACACCTCAAGGCAAAATCCATAGAAGGGTATTTGAGAGCAATAAAGACCATGAGTTTTTCACCTGCGTTAAATACTgcccttcagttcagtttctggtGACTGGCGGTACAGATGGCATACTGCGGGCGTCGTATCCCTATGACAATGTACATTGCAAAAAGACAGTAATGGGACATGTCAAACCAATCAGGCACATAACCCTTAACATAAGAAACAAAATAGTCTACAGTATATCCGTGGACAACAATGTAGGTCTGTGGTCAGAGGAAACTTGGGTGTGCCTGCAAAGCATCCAGGTACAAGGCATGAGACAGGCCCCAATCTCCAGTGTTTGCTATAACATGTACAACAATGAGTTAGTCCTGGCTAACTCAGATATAGGAGCATTTCTTGGAAGAGGAACAGATCTTTTTATAGAAATGTTAACATCCCATGACAAGCCCCTGTGCAGTGTTCTTTATCACTCCATATTCAAGCAAGTCATCTCTATTTGCCAGAATGGTGTGGTGAAAGTATGGGATATCCTAACAGGAAAGGCCATCATGCAATTCAAAGTCACTCCAGATCAGCATGTGGGGTTCACCACCATTGCATTTGATGGTTCACAGCGCAGATTAATTACAGTTTCCAACGATAGGAAAGTGAGACTG AAAACCTCCCTGCTGGCAGTCACCAAAAGAAAGTCAGAGGCACTGGAACAATGTAAAAAATCTACTGCTCTGACTAACGAGAGCACTGATGTGACTACCAGTCCTATTATTCTATGTCTGCAGACCAGGACGGCCACTGCTGACACAGTCACACTGCTGACTTCTAAAAATGACCATATCTATGCCTGGTCGATTATTAGCAGAGGTGGTCTGTTAGGAAAATTCAGGGCGGTGTGTGATACAAGTGCAGTTGTTACCAACGAGAAGATACTTCTGATTGGGGATAGTACTGGAAAGATTAATCTGTGGGACATTCAGCGGGTTTGGACTTCCAAAAAAGGAAGACCCTCAAGGGCCATCTGA